Below is a genomic region from Rosa chinensis cultivar Old Blush chromosome 5, RchiOBHm-V2, whole genome shotgun sequence.
CTAGTCGACTAAAACTTGAAAACGAGATCAGGATGATGTGTACTCAGTGCCTCTTCCTTGCACTTCTttctctcctccttcctctggTCGCAGCTGCCGGAGATCCATTTGAAGACCAAATTGCAGGTGGTTGGGAACCCATCAAGAATATCGGTGACCCGCATGTGCAAGATATAGCAAAGTGGGCGGTCACCGAGTACAACCAGCAATCCCACAAGGCGTTATTTTTCTTGAGGGTGGTTCAAGGCCAGGAACAAGTCGTAGCTGGAACAAATTATAAGCTTGTCATTAGTGTCAAGGATGGATCCTCGACTGTGAATTATGAGAGCTTCGTCTTTGAGAACTTACAAGAGACATCTAGAAAATTGGTCTCCTTTACTAGAAAATAATATTTGAGATATGGATAGTAGGATCACAATTTGTACTTCCGTTCTATCAGTTTTTGTTATaataaagaaatgaagaagatatCAGTAATAGATGTTGCATATTGATAGTCAAAAATGCGTGATTCTtattagggttaaatactgattactaccaTGTAGTTTaagtctaaaatcaattcagtccctgaacttccaatttaatcaaaaacacccctgcactattattgatttatttctCATCTAATACGTCATTTCGTCCGTAAAATGGAGCCGTTAAACCGCTGACGTGGCATGCCAGCTCAGCTCTAATGGGCCCATATTGTTGAGAAAATTCCAAAATTAACCATAGCTCTCTTCTAACACAGAGAAGCATGAGATTTTGTAGTTTACAAGGATGAAGGATCAAACCTGAGCAACAACAGCAAATGGAGTAAAAGCAAGCAGAAGCAGAATAAACAAAATTGGGAAATTCAAGTCCAGAATCATTACACATATCCCATATTTTCTTCCAAGaataaaaaatccaaaaaattgAATCGGACTGCTGAAattgagaaatgaaaaagatcGGAGAGAAAGGAAATTGAGAAACCTGAAGAAAAATCGAGTGGCGATGCGAAGTGACTGGTGGGCAAGGGAAAAGTGAAGACTCTACGTGAAGTTTGTCTTCTCTCCCTATTccatcattt
It encodes:
- the LOC112203015 gene encoding cysteine proteinase inhibitor 1, with product MCTQCLFLALLSLLLPLVAAAGDPFEDQIAGGWEPIKNIGDPHVQDIAKWAVTEYNQQSHKALFFLRVVQGQEQVVAGTNYKLVISVKDGSSTVNYESFVFENLQETSRKLVSFTRK